The proteins below come from a single Ptychodera flava strain L36383 chromosome 6, AS_Pfla_20210202, whole genome shotgun sequence genomic window:
- the LOC139134838 gene encoding monocarboxylate transporter 13-like: MDVAINDEVSIEETSNDDRGLAHGDAMIGTKRRRGSSISTHVPDGGWGWFIALSAFLNVAFFDGTFAAVSVLLVALKDYFEEGAGKVSLIASLGLFVFLCSSPISSSLGEYAGEKRVATIGALMSFAGLFFSGFVTDLSVLYFTLSFLTNFGFSLSFLPTFALLGKYFQKRHGLANGLATGGYGLGVMGLPPICQLLIQRYGWRGAVIILSGMSANLCVAAALLRPLNVREKLIKDSSHNTPDREHLCLRFVRLFGFHIICSQPSIIGIMLAMTFFGSSNGTFLTFFMQRADDTGIDRMDASLLMTVFGASSCLIRLTHGCFIDLRIVSPVCVLIGSIFSWAILLLVFVFVMNYWGIMTLCVFLGLTNGLSNALPYVVFKDAVERQFIANAYGLFLFSYGIGNFIGISISGALYDSTGTSDVTIYSAAICGFISAVILTITKVFGKISHKPIVFHNADRLSENDDNHQL, translated from the exons ATGGATGTTGCCATAAACGATGAAGTCAGCATAGAGGAAACGTCGAACGATGACAGGGGGCTGGCACACGGGGATGCGATGATTGGCACCAAAAGAAGACGTGGATCAAGCATTTCAACACACGTTCCTGACGGTGGATGGGGTTGGTTTATTGCTCTCAGTGCTTTTCTGAATGTGGCTTTCTTTGACGGAACGTTTGCCGCAGTGAGCGTACTTCTCGTGGCATTGAAAGACTATTTCGAGGAGGGGGCCGGAAAAGTATCCTTGATTGCATCCTTGGGattgtttgttttcctttgcTCCA gtCCGATATCCTCTTCACTTGGCGAATACGCAGGAGAGAAAAGGGTTGCTACGATTGGCGCCCTCATGAGTTTTGCAGGTCTGTTCTTCAGTGGGTTCGTTACAGACCTATCGGTGCTGTATTTCACCCTAAGTTTCTTAACGA ATTTCGGTTTTTCGCTGTCTTTTTTACCGACGTTTGCCCTGCTTGGAAAGTACTTCCAAAAACGCCATGGGTTAGCCAATGGCCTAGCAACAGGCGGTTATGGACTTGGTGTGATGGGCTTGCCACCAATCTGTCAATTACTCATCCAGCGTTATGGTTGGCGAGGAGCCGTCATTATTCTCTCGGGCATGTCTGCAAACCTTTGTGTGGCAGCGGCGTTACTGCGCCCTCTaaatgtgagagaaaaattGATCAAAGACAGTAGCCACAATACCCCTGATAGAGAACACCTTTGTCTGCGCTTCGTCCGTCTCTTCGGTTTTCACATCATCTGTTCACAGCCAAGCATCATCGGAATCATGCTAGCCATGACCTTCTTTGGCTCTTCAAACGGAACTTTCCTCACATTTTTCATGCAACGAGCTGATGATACTGGCATTGATAGAATGGACGCTTCGCTATTAATGACTGTATTCGGAGCTTCTTCATGCCTGATAAGACTGACACATGGCTGCTTCATCGACCTGAGAATAGTATCACCAGTCTGTGTTCTTATAGGCAGCATTTTCTCATGGGCTATACTTCTTCTAGTATTCGTCTTCGTTATGAACTACTGGGGAATCATGACACTGTGTGTGTTCTTGGGATTGACCAATGGTCTCTCTAATGCACTACCCTACGTTGTTTTCAAGGATGCAgtagaaagacaatttatcgCTAACGCGTACGgattgtttcttttttcttatgGAATTGGAAACTTTATCGGAATATCAATATCAG GAGCCCTTTATGACTCGACGGGAACCTCTGACGTCACAATTTACTCGGCTGCAATATGCGGTTTTATTTCTGCAGTAATCCTCACCATCACCAAGGTATTCGGAAAGATATCGCACAAACCTATCGTCTTTCATAATGCTGACAGACTGTCAGAAAACGATGACAATCATCAATTGTAA